The Centroberyx gerrardi isolate f3 chromosome 19, fCenGer3.hap1.cur.20231027, whole genome shotgun sequence genome has a segment encoding these proteins:
- the myclb gene encoding protein L-Myc-1b, producing MPGISSTAPRYENWDMDHLDHYQHYFYDDHDPDEDFFKSTAPSEDIWKKFELVPTPPMSPIRTVEGAGRVGLVCPSLGDKLEWVSQFLGQDEEQQDLPCKLTTANDSFGNLSSIIIQDCMWSGFSAGQQLERVVGERCASCPGQGAAAKVPAGSTVASPGRAQCVPAEAPPLSGLAADCVDPAAVLTFPLTGGCKKQVSSGSESHTDSSDDEDDEDEDEEEIDVVTVEHKQRKPRRLVNTRKPVTITVRADPLDPGMKRFHISIHQQQHNYAAPSPDTLPQPVEPPRKRVRHEASTQAPQPHQNSQPHQPRPGHTPLNLESGKSRVAVAGVGSESPNPSACSPTSSASPSSPPSFSSHPQSSPSKSHSLSHLSSPQSSDCEDTDKRRAHNFLERKRRNDLRSRFLSLRDEIPGLAECPKTPKVAILTRATEYLQQLHASEKRKAQERRQLKARQLQLLRQLAQLKRS from the exons ATGCCGGGCATCAGCTCCACCGCACCTCGTTATGAAAACTGGGACATGGACCACCTCGACCACTACCAACATTATTTCTACGACGACCACGACCCGGACGAGGATTTCTTCAAGTCCACGGCGCCCAGTGAGGACATATGGAAGAAATTCGAGCTGGTACCGACCCCGCCCATGTCCCCTATCCGGACGGTGGAAGGGGCGGGCAGGGTCGGCTTGGTGTGCCCGTCTCTCGGGGACAAACTGGAGTGGGTCTCCCAGTTCTTGGGGCAGGACGAGGAGCAGCAGGACCTGCCTTGCAAACTGACCACGGCGAATGACTCCTTCGGGAACCTGAGTTCCATCATCATCCAGGACTGCATGTGGAGCGGTTTCTCCGCCGGACAGCAGCTAGAGAGGGTTGTAGGGGAGCGATGCGCCTCCTGCCCCGGGCAGGGGGCCGCAGCCAAGGTCCCCGCGGGCTCTACCGTCGCGTCCCCGGGCAGGGCGCAGTGCGTCCCGGCCGAGGCGCCACCGCTCAGCGGCCTGGCGGCAGACTGTGTGGACCCGGCCGCGGTGCTCACTTTCCCGTTAACCGGTGGCTGCAAGAAACAAGTGTCCTCCGGTTCAGAGTCGCACACCGACTCATCAG atgatgaagatgacgaagatgaggatgaggaggagattGATGTGGTGACAGTGGAGCACAAGCAACGCAAACCTCGTCGACTGGTCAACACCCGCAAACCGGTGACCATAACGGTGCGGGCCGACCCGCTCGACCCCGGCATGAAGCGCTTCCACATCTCCATCCACCAACAGCAGCACAACTACGCCGCGCCCTCCCCGGACACTCTCCCCCAGCCGGTCGAGCCGCCCCGCAAGAGGGTCCGGCACGAGGCCTCCACCCAGGCGCCCCAACCGCACCAGAACTCTCAGCCCCACCAGCCGCGGCCGGGCCACACCCCCCTGAACTTAGAGAGCGGGAAATCTCGCGTGGCCGTGGCTGGAGTCGGGTCGGAGTCGCCCAACCCCAGCGCATGTTCTCCTACCTCCTCCGCGtcgccttcctctcctccctccttctcctcccatcCCCAAAGCTCTCCCTCGAAGTCCCactccctctcccatctctctagTCCCCAGTCCTCCGACTGCGAGGACACGGACAAACGCAGGGCGCACAACTTCTTGGAGCGCAAGAGACGCAACGACCTGCGCTCGCGTTTCCTGTCGCTGCGGGACGAGATCCCGGGGCTGGCGGAGTGCCCCAAGACGCCCAAGGTGGCGATCCTGACGCGAGCCACGGAGTACCTGCAGCAGCTGCACGCCAGCGAGAAGCGGAAGGCTcaggagaggaggcagctgaAAGCCAGGCAGCTGCAACTGCTGCGCCAGCTCGCACAGCTGAAGCGCTCCTGA